The Antarcticibacterium sp. 1MA-6-2 genome has a window encoding:
- a CDS encoding ammonium transporter, whose product MELLTTNNVWMMICTALVFFMHLGFSLLEVGLTRQKNAINILFKNVFIICTGLLVYCIIGFNLMYPGTFIAGIVPDYFFGLFGLHPPMVDGSLDLAYNEGYTYWTDFLFQGMFAATAATIVSGAVAERIKLGSFMLFSLIYIAIVYPIAGSWKWGGGFLDELGFYDFAGSTLVHSVGGWAALIAISLLGARLGKFGKDGSSHAIPGHNIPLATAGVFILWLGWFGFNGGSVLSADPSLTSITLVTTCLAAAAGGISAFVVSTLKYKNYDLTMFLNGILGGLVGITAGADVMAPLDAVIIGLIAGVLIVFGVALIDKLKLDDPVGAVPVHLICGMWGTLAVGIFGSLAGIDQFLYQLAGVGIIGAFCCISAFIILYVIKSTMGLRMGMREETEGLDIHEHGMDAYAEFGIEETPVNHY is encoded by the coding sequence ATGGAATTACTTACTACTAATAATGTTTGGATGATGATATGTACCGCCCTGGTATTTTTCATGCACCTTGGTTTTTCACTACTTGAAGTGGGACTTACCCGTCAAAAAAACGCCATTAATATTCTCTTTAAAAATGTCTTTATTATATGCACAGGGCTTCTCGTCTATTGCATAATAGGATTTAATCTTATGTATCCCGGCACCTTTATAGCAGGGATAGTTCCTGATTATTTTTTCGGTCTTTTTGGGTTACACCCTCCAATGGTGGATGGTTCTTTAGATTTGGCCTATAATGAAGGATACACTTACTGGACAGACTTCCTTTTTCAGGGTATGTTTGCCGCCACTGCCGCCACTATTGTATCTGGAGCAGTAGCCGAGAGGATCAAACTGGGAAGTTTTATGTTGTTTTCGTTAATATATATAGCCATTGTCTACCCAATTGCCGGATCCTGGAAGTGGGGCGGCGGTTTTCTGGACGAGTTAGGCTTTTATGATTTTGCAGGTTCCACACTGGTACACTCTGTAGGAGGATGGGCTGCATTAATAGCTATTTCCCTTTTAGGAGCAAGACTTGGCAAATTTGGAAAAGATGGAAGCTCTCACGCCATTCCTGGACATAATATTCCTTTAGCCACTGCGGGTGTGTTCATACTATGGTTAGGCTGGTTTGGCTTCAATGGAGGTTCTGTTCTTTCGGCCGATCCCTCCCTCACTTCCATAACTCTGGTTACCACATGCCTCGCAGCAGCAGCAGGTGGAATTTCTGCCTTTGTTGTCTCTACCCTCAAATATAAAAATTACGATCTTACAATGTTCCTAAATGGTATTCTTGGTGGCCTTGTGGGGATTACTGCTGGAGCCGACGTAATGGCGCCTTTAGATGCTGTAATCATAGGGCTTATAGCAGGTGTTCTCATTGTTTTTGGAGTTGCATTAATCGACAAATTAAAACTTGATGATCCTGTAGGAGCTGTTCCCGTGCACCTTATCTGCGGAATGTGGGGAACCCTGGCTGTAGGTATCTTCGGAAGTCTGGCAGGAATCGATCAATTCCTTTATCAACTGGCAGGTGTTGGGATTATAGGCGCTTTCTGTTGTATTTCAGCATTCATCATTCTATACGTGATAAAATCTACCATGGGACTTAGAATGGGAATGCGGGAAGAAACTGAAGGTCTTGATATCCACGAACATGGTATGGATGCCTATGCCGAATTTGGGATAGAGGAAACTCCTGTAAATCATTATTAA
- a CDS encoding UDP-glucuronic acid decarboxylase family protein, whose amino-acid sequence MAKRILITGAAGFLGSHLCDRFIKEGFEVIGMDNLITGDMKNIAHLLNNENFEFFNYDVTQFVHVRGDLDYILHFASPASPIDYLKIPIQTLKVGSLGIWHLLGLAKEKDARILIASTSEVYGDPLVHPQTEEYYGNVNTIGPRGVYDEAKRFQESMTMAYHRFHGVDTRIARIFNTYGPRMRLNDGRVIPAFIGQALRGQDLTVFGDGSQTRSFCYVDDQVEGIYRLLLSDYTNPVNIGNPDEITIKDFAEEIIKLTNTDQKIIYQPLPEDDPMQRQPDITRAREVLGWEPKVSRQEGMKITYEYFKGLTEEELHKSEHKDFSKHIKR is encoded by the coding sequence ATGGCAAAAAGAATACTAATCACGGGAGCAGCCGGATTTTTAGGTTCTCATTTGTGTGATCGTTTCATAAAAGAAGGTTTTGAGGTTATAGGCATGGACAATCTTATAACCGGAGACATGAAAAACATAGCTCACCTTCTTAATAATGAAAATTTTGAATTTTTCAATTACGATGTTACTCAGTTTGTCCATGTAAGAGGAGATCTTGATTACATTCTCCACTTCGCATCTCCTGCAAGCCCAATAGATTACCTTAAAATACCAATTCAAACCTTAAAGGTAGGTTCTCTTGGGATATGGCATTTACTGGGACTGGCAAAGGAAAAAGACGCGAGAATTCTTATTGCATCTACTTCTGAAGTATATGGAGATCCTCTGGTGCATCCTCAAACCGAAGAATACTACGGAAATGTAAATACCATTGGCCCAAGAGGGGTTTATGATGAGGCAAAACGGTTTCAGGAGTCAATGACAATGGCTTACCACCGCTTTCACGGAGTAGATACCAGGATAGCCAGGATATTTAATACTTATGGTCCCAGGATGCGGCTTAACGACGGGAGGGTAATTCCCGCTTTCATTGGACAGGCTTTAAGAGGACAGGATCTTACAGTTTTTGGAGACGGTTCCCAAACCCGCTCCTTTTGTTATGTAGATGATCAGGTTGAAGGTATATACAGGCTGCTTTTGAGTGATTATACCAATCCCGTTAATATTGGGAATCCTGATGAGATTACTATTAAAGATTTTGCTGAAGAAATCATTAAACTTACCAATACCGATCAAAAGATTATTTACCAACCTCTACCTGAGGATGATCCAATGCAACGCCAGCCGGATATTACCCGTGCTCGTGAAGTATTAGGTTGGGAGCCGAAGGTATCCCGCCAGGAAGGGATGAAGATCACTTATGAATACTTCAAAGGTTTGACAGAAGAGGAATTGCATAAAAGTGAACACAAAGATTTCTCAAAACACATAAAAAGATAA
- the rfbC gene encoding dTDP-4-dehydrorhamnose 3,5-epimerase, translating into MQFHSTPLKDCFYIAPDVFRDHRGIFLESYRKNRFKEGTGLEIDFVQDNQSVSTRGVLRGLHFQEGDHAQAKLVRVIYGQVLDVVVDLRPDSPTFKSAFKILLDDKNHHQLFIPQGFAHGFLTLSEVSVFSYKCDRYYSSGAESGIVYNDPDLAIDWGMPESEFILSDKDKKLPTLKSLFS; encoded by the coding sequence ATGCAATTTCATTCAACTCCTTTAAAAGATTGCTTCTATATAGCTCCTGATGTATTCAGAGATCATAGAGGAATTTTTCTGGAGAGTTACCGCAAGAATAGATTTAAAGAAGGCACAGGGCTTGAAATTGATTTTGTGCAGGACAATCAGTCGGTTTCCACAAGAGGGGTCTTGCGAGGGCTTCATTTTCAGGAAGGCGATCACGCGCAGGCTAAGTTGGTGAGAGTAATTTACGGGCAGGTTTTGGATGTTGTTGTTGATCTGCGACCTGATTCTCCTACTTTTAAGTCGGCTTTTAAGATCTTACTGGATGATAAAAATCACCACCAGTTGTTCATCCCTCAGGGATTTGCACATGGTTTTCTTACTTTATCTGAAGTTTCCGTATTTTCCTATAAATGTGACAGGTATTATTCTTCAGGAGCTGAATCTGGGATAGTATACAATGATCCTGATCTTGCAATAGACTGGGGAATGCCGGAGAGTGAATTTATATTATCTGATAAGGATAAAAAGCTTCCCACATTAAAATCCCTATTTTCATGA
- a CDS encoding glycosyltransferase: MKDSIASVISQTYTHWELFVIDDASTDGTVSIVQNLEETNPQITLLRLNQNQGTGAARNKGIEAATGTFIAFLDADDLWLPEKLEIQVNLMLEKDLVMTYSSYYLMAEDGKRLRNYVEALPVLTYGKLLKSNYVGNLTGIYNARKTGKMYSPVFRKRQDWALWLNLMKKAGPVEGILKPLAVYRKRSNSLSRNKTALVSYNFNIYHEFLQFSFLKSCRYLAVFLWEHFFIKNSQVKSCSKI; this comes from the coding sequence ATTAAAGATTCTATTGCGTCAGTTATCAGTCAGACTTATACTCACTGGGAACTTTTTGTTATTGATGATGCCTCGACAGATGGAACTGTGTCCATAGTTCAAAATTTGGAGGAAACAAATCCACAGATTACTCTTCTTCGGCTAAATCAAAACCAGGGTACAGGAGCTGCCCGTAATAAAGGCATTGAAGCAGCAACAGGGACTTTTATTGCCTTTTTGGATGCCGATGACCTTTGGCTACCGGAAAAGCTGGAGATCCAGGTGAATTTAATGTTGGAAAAAGATTTGGTAATGACCTATTCCAGCTACTATTTAATGGCTGAGGATGGAAAAAGACTCAGAAATTATGTAGAAGCGCTACCTGTCCTTACCTATGGGAAACTTCTTAAATCAAATTATGTAGGGAACCTCACCGGAATATACAATGCCCGTAAAACGGGTAAAATGTACTCTCCCGTTTTCAGAAAAAGACAGGATTGGGCATTGTGGCTTAATTTGATGAAAAAAGCGGGTCCAGTAGAGGGAATTTTAAAGCCTCTCGCAGTATATAGAAAAAGGAGCAATTCTCTTTCCCGTAATAAAACTGCTTTGGTATCTTATAATTTTAATATTTATCATGAATTTCTTCAATTCAGCTTCCTTAAAAGCTGTAGGTATTTAGCAGTATTTCTTTGGGAGCACTTCTTTATAAAAAATTCGCAGGTAAAATCCTGCTCCAAAATTTAA
- a CDS encoding transglycosylase SLT domain-containing protein gives MWTNLGEKKEASKSEAKKANFRVQVFKKSGEEEIKLQEADPEFKKRLPISAKVEKAELVDLKDLPRAADIDSVWKAELLNSDLFEKMQSQILEQDYSEVVYKELPTDTLKARLARLNARTPFNVEYNPILESVIKSYLKRNKKSMERLMALSEYYFPLFEQHLDRQDVPLEIKYLAIVESALNPRAKSHMGATGLWQFMFTTKQDARA, from the coding sequence TTGTGGACAAACCTCGGAGAAAAAAAGGAAGCCAGTAAGTCGGAGGCTAAAAAAGCCAATTTTAGAGTTCAGGTTTTCAAAAAATCGGGAGAAGAAGAGATAAAACTTCAGGAGGCAGATCCTGAATTTAAGAAGAGGCTACCAATATCGGCTAAAGTTGAAAAGGCAGAACTTGTAGATCTAAAAGATCTTCCCCGTGCTGCCGATATAGATTCGGTTTGGAAGGCGGAGCTTTTAAATTCAGATCTTTTTGAAAAGATGCAGTCACAGATCCTGGAGCAGGACTATTCTGAAGTTGTTTATAAAGAATTACCTACAGATACTCTTAAGGCAAGGCTGGCAAGGCTTAACGCCCGCACTCCTTTTAACGTGGAATATAACCCGATCCTGGAGAGTGTGATCAAATCCTACTTAAAGCGCAATAAAAAATCCATGGAGCGCTTGATGGCGTTAAGTGAATATTATTTCCCATTATTTGAGCAGCACCTGGACAGGCAGGACGTACCTCTGGAAATAAAATATCTTGCTATTGTGGAATCTGCGCTTAATCCCCGTGCAAAATCTCACATGGGGGCTACTGGATTATGGCAGTTTATGTTTACCACTAAGCAAGATGCACGGGCTTGA
- a CDS encoding DUF4837 family protein, translated as MKNIIFLAALFVLMLSCKGSGEEEKLVLTSSSGNINNISVVVDNENWEGSIGEALRNNLAAPVDGLPQDEPLFSLNQMPPESFKGFVRKNRLFVKIEEGKNAGFKVFNDPFAQPQRGVLITGQNSQEIVEQINQNSEELIKAFKNTEIEEKQRRIRKSLKDDSRLKEQMGISMKFPTAYRYAVEDDDFFWIRKDIPKGMMEIMVYEVPMNVIEKDTNIIGNIIRMRDSIGEAHIPGPVEGSYMITEEAYAPYLFHSQLDGKFAYETRGTWEVKNAFMAGPFLNYAVRDSVNNRYVILEGFAFSPATAKRDNMFELEAILRSAEFE; from the coding sequence ATGAAGAATATAATATTCTTAGCTGCTCTATTTGTCTTAATGCTGAGCTGTAAAGGCTCCGGTGAAGAAGAAAAACTTGTTTTAACGAGCTCATCAGGAAACATTAACAATATTTCGGTCGTGGTAGACAATGAAAATTGGGAAGGTTCGATTGGTGAAGCCTTAAGAAACAATTTAGCGGCCCCTGTAGATGGTTTACCTCAGGATGAGCCGCTATTCTCTTTAAACCAAATGCCACCTGAATCTTTTAAAGGATTTGTTCGTAAAAACCGCCTATTCGTAAAAATTGAAGAAGGAAAAAATGCAGGTTTTAAGGTTTTTAATGATCCATTTGCACAACCACAGCGAGGTGTATTGATCACAGGACAAAATTCCCAGGAGATAGTTGAACAGATAAACCAAAATTCTGAAGAACTTATTAAAGCTTTTAAAAATACAGAGATTGAAGAAAAACAAAGGAGGATAAGGAAATCCTTAAAAGATGACTCCCGGCTTAAGGAACAAATGGGTATATCAATGAAATTTCCCACGGCCTATAGATATGCAGTTGAGGATGATGATTTCTTCTGGATTAGAAAAGATATTCCAAAAGGAATGATGGAAATAATGGTATATGAAGTTCCAATGAACGTTATTGAAAAAGACACTAACATAATCGGTAATATCATAAGAATGAGAGATTCTATAGGAGAAGCTCACATTCCGGGTCCTGTAGAGGGAAGTTATATGATTACAGAGGAAGCTTATGCGCCCTATTTATTCCATTCTCAACTGGATGGAAAATTCGCGTATGAAACCAGAGGTACCTGGGAAGTGAAGAATGCATTTATGGCTGGCCCGTTTCTAAACTATGCAGTACGGGATTCCGTGAATAACAGGTATGTGATCCTGGAAGGTTTCGCCTTTTCTCCTGCAACAGCGAAAAGAGATAATATGTTTGAACTGGAGGCTATTTTAAGATCTGCCGAATTTGAATAA
- a CDS encoding OmpH family outer membrane protein: MKKIILVLLVAAGMVSCNEQKTAYVDTTRLIKEYSEMQEVEAKFNTRSDQVKTELDSLARTFQMEVQEYQQNMNSMSTTQRQEKEEELMRKQQTIQQQQQRMGNQLRQESDVVIDSIVTKVKDYVQDYGKENNYTYIFGSNESANIMYAEEGLDITEEVLQKLNDSYKKPE; the protein is encoded by the coding sequence ATGAAAAAAATAATTTTGGTTCTTTTAGTTGCAGCCGGAATGGTAAGTTGTAACGAACAAAAAACCGCTTACGTTGACACAACAAGATTAATTAAAGAATATTCTGAAATGCAGGAGGTGGAAGCAAAATTCAACACCCGCTCTGATCAGGTTAAGACCGAACTGGATTCCCTAGCAAGAACTTTTCAAATGGAAGTTCAGGAATACCAACAGAATATGAATAGTATGTCTACTACTCAAAGACAGGAAAAAGAAGAAGAACTTATGCGTAAGCAGCAAACCATTCAACAACAGCAGCAAAGAATGGGGAATCAACTACGCCAGGAAAGCGATGTGGTTATAGATTCTATTGTAACCAAAGTAAAAGATTACGTGCAGGACTATGGTAAGGAAAACAACTACACCTATATTTTTGGATCCAATGAATCTGCAAACATAATGTACGCTGAAGAAGGACTTGATATTACAGAAGAAGTACTTCAAAAATTGAACGACAGCTACAAGAAGCCTGAATAA
- the rfbD gene encoding dTDP-4-dehydrorhamnose reductase: MQDAVKEEKTIDWLFMDSSEVDITLQYNLQQVFNSKSIDVCINCAAYTNVEKAESDTETAYLINSEAVKNIAEICRRNEAVLYHFSTDYVFKGTAQMPYTEEDKTQPLNVYGDSKLKGEEHIKKILDSFFIFRTSWLYSQYGHNFYNTILKKVKEGAQLNITTSQTSSPTNANHLAQFVVNLIIENNSRYGLYHYSNAGETTWYGFAREILRASGNLDEVSLIEDNSYKTIATRPAYSVLDKTKLKNTFNYPVASWQMALEELYQSEVNKN, translated from the coding sequence ATTCAGGATGCAGTTAAGGAAGAAAAAACCATTGACTGGCTGTTTATGGATTCTTCTGAAGTTGATATTACTTTACAATATAACCTTCAGCAGGTATTTAATAGTAAAAGTATAGATGTATGTATTAATTGTGCCGCCTATACTAATGTGGAAAAGGCCGAATCTGATACAGAAACAGCTTATCTAATAAATTCTGAAGCTGTAAAAAATATTGCAGAAATCTGTAGAAGAAACGAAGCTGTTCTTTACCACTTTTCTACCGACTATGTTTTCAAAGGAACCGCTCAAATGCCCTATACTGAAGAGGATAAAACACAGCCACTGAACGTTTATGGTGATTCCAAATTAAAAGGAGAAGAGCACATTAAGAAAATTCTGGATTCTTTTTTTATTTTTAGAACCTCCTGGTTATATTCACAATATGGCCATAACTTCTATAATACTATCCTTAAAAAAGTAAAAGAAGGAGCACAGCTTAATATTACCACCTCTCAAACTAGTTCGCCCACGAATGCCAATCATCTTGCTCAATTTGTTGTAAATCTAATTATAGAAAATAACTCCAGGTATGGTTTATATCATTACAGTAATGCAGGGGAGACTACCTGGTATGGATTTGCGAGAGAGATCTTAAGAGCATCCGGGAACCTGGATGAGGTAAGTCTTATAGAGGATAATTCATATAAGACTATAGCTACAAGGCCCGCCTATAGTGTCCTGGATAAAACCAAATTAAAAAATACTTTTAATTATCCGGTTGCTTCCTGGCAAATGGCACTGGAGGAATTATATCAAAGTGAAGTTAATAAAAATTGA
- the mnmG gene encoding tRNA uridine-5-carboxymethylaminomethyl(34) synthesis enzyme MnmG: MFDKVYDVIVVGAGHAGSEAAAASANMGCSTLLITMNLQNIAQMSCNPAMGGIAKGQIVREIDALGGYSGLVSDTSAIQFKMLNKSKGPAMWSPRVQSDRMMFAEHWRLRLEQTKNLDFYQEMVAGLIVEGDEIKGVKTSLGIEIRSKAVVLTNGTFLNGLIHIGDKNFGGGRSGERAATGITEELVQLGFESGRMKTGTPPRVDGRSLDYSKMVEQPGDDVPGKFSYLDVTKPLSKQRSCYMTYTSPQVHDLLKEGFDRSPMFNGRIKSIGPRYCPSIEDKINRFADKDRHQLFVEPEGWNTVEVYVNGFSTSLPEDVQFKALRSVEGFEKVKFFRPGYAIEYDYFPPTQLKHTLETKLVNGLYFAGQINGTTGYEEAASQGLMAGINAALKVQERDPFILKRDEAYIGVLVDDLITKGTEEPYRMFTSRAEYRTLLRQDNADFRLTEQSYNLGLAGEKRMRKMEEKKEKSFKFVEYLKETSVVPEYSNPVLEGKDSSPMKQSDKIFKIFSRPNITMEDVKSFPGVREFIAENDLNEEMLEQTEIQVKYSGYIDKEKNNADKLHRLEEVKIPGNFDYSKIKSMSFEAREKLNKIQPVTVSQASRISGVSPSDISVLLVYMGR; the protein is encoded by the coding sequence ATGTTTGACAAAGTATATGATGTTATAGTTGTTGGTGCAGGACATGCAGGAAGTGAGGCCGCTGCGGCTTCGGCTAATATGGGATGTTCTACATTATTAATTACTATGAACCTTCAGAATATAGCCCAAATGAGTTGTAATCCTGCTATGGGCGGAATTGCAAAAGGGCAAATTGTAAGGGAGATTGATGCTCTTGGTGGTTACAGCGGATTGGTGAGTGACACAAGTGCAATACAATTTAAAATGCTTAATAAATCAAAAGGACCTGCTATGTGGAGTCCCAGAGTGCAGAGCGACAGAATGATGTTTGCTGAACACTGGAGACTGCGTTTGGAACAAACCAAAAATCTCGATTTTTATCAGGAGATGGTTGCAGGCTTAATAGTAGAGGGAGACGAAATTAAAGGAGTTAAAACTTCTCTTGGAATAGAAATTAGAAGTAAAGCTGTAGTTCTTACTAACGGTACTTTTCTAAATGGGTTGATACATATTGGAGATAAAAACTTTGGTGGTGGAAGATCTGGAGAAAGAGCGGCTACAGGAATAACCGAAGAACTTGTTCAGTTAGGTTTTGAATCAGGAAGAATGAAAACCGGAACTCCTCCTAGAGTAGATGGGAGATCTTTGGATTATTCAAAAATGGTTGAGCAACCCGGTGATGATGTGCCAGGAAAATTTTCATATTTAGATGTGACGAAACCTTTATCAAAACAGAGGTCATGTTATATGACATACACTTCACCTCAGGTTCATGATTTACTAAAAGAAGGTTTTGATCGCTCCCCAATGTTCAATGGCAGAATAAAAAGTATTGGCCCCAGGTATTGTCCTTCTATAGAAGATAAGATTAACCGTTTTGCAGATAAAGACAGGCATCAACTTTTTGTAGAACCCGAAGGTTGGAATACAGTAGAGGTTTATGTAAATGGATTTTCTACATCTTTACCCGAGGATGTTCAGTTTAAAGCTTTACGATCTGTAGAAGGATTTGAGAAAGTAAAATTCTTTAGGCCTGGTTATGCAATAGAATATGATTACTTCCCGCCTACACAATTAAAACATACCCTTGAAACCAAATTGGTAAACGGCCTTTATTTTGCCGGACAAATAAATGGTACTACAGGTTACGAAGAAGCAGCTTCACAAGGACTAATGGCTGGTATAAATGCAGCTTTAAAAGTGCAGGAGAGAGATCCATTTATCCTTAAAAGAGATGAAGCTTACATTGGTGTTCTTGTAGACGATCTTATTACAAAAGGAACAGAAGAACCATACAGAATGTTTACTTCCCGGGCAGAATACAGGACATTACTTCGACAGGATAATGCAGATTTCAGGCTTACTGAGCAATCCTACAATTTAGGATTAGCAGGGGAGAAGCGGATGAGAAAAATGGAAGAGAAGAAGGAGAAGTCTTTTAAATTTGTTGAATATTTAAAGGAGACCAGCGTGGTACCTGAATATTCAAATCCAGTTCTTGAGGGGAAGGATTCTTCTCCAATGAAACAGAGCGATAAAATCTTCAAAATATTTTCCCGTCCTAATATTACAATGGAAGACGTCAAATCTTTTCCTGGTGTTAGAGAGTTTATTGCTGAAAATGATCTTAATGAGGAGATGCTTGAGCAAACTGAAATTCAGGTAAAATATTCCGGTTATATTGATAAGGAAAAAAACAACGCCGATAAACTTCACAGGCTCGAGGAAGTAAAAATTCCCGGTAACTTTGATTATTCAAAAATTAAATCAATGTCTTTTGAAGCAAGAGAAAAGCTCAACAAAATTCAACCTGTAACCGTTTCCCAGGCTTCCCGAATTAGCGGGGTTAGTCCCAGTGACATATCGGTCCTTTTAGTTTATATGGGTAGATAA
- the tatA gene encoding twin-arginine translocase TatA/TatE family subunit, whose amino-acid sequence MELFILPLAIGAPQIILIVVVILLLFGGRKIPELMRGLGSGIKEFKDASKEDTDETKKVSEEKH is encoded by the coding sequence ATGGAATTATTTATTTTACCCCTTGCTATAGGTGCTCCACAGATTATACTGATTGTGGTGGTAATATTGTTGTTGTTTGGAGGTCGTAAAATACCTGAATTGATGAGAGGTTTGGGTAGCGGTATTAAGGAATTTAAGGATGCTTCTAAAGAAGATACAGACGAGACCAAAAAAGTCTCAGAAGAGAAACATTAA
- a CDS encoding bifunctional 2-polyprenyl-6-hydroxyphenol methylase/3-demethylubiquinol 3-O-methyltransferase UbiG: MKEKSSPSLNEVYYVCKDHTVSGEKFKLIFDPQTEMLVTHPRPQADELPAYYESPKYISHTDSRKTLTDKLYQKVKKYMLVKKLRWIEKKVPKKGRILDIGAGTGDFLFEARSRGWRINGIEPSEAARKKASEKNVKLSLDATNFKSEKFDVITLWHVLEHVPDLRSQIIEIEHLLKKNGLLVIAVPNFQSYDARYYKEYWAAFDVPRHLWHFSQNSFRHLLAGTSLKQTDLKPLIFDSFYVSLLSEKYKTGNTNFLRALYTGLKSNYRARFSSDYSSIAYFFRKLG; encoded by the coding sequence GTGAAAGAAAAATCTTCTCCTTCCCTCAACGAGGTATATTACGTTTGTAAAGATCACACAGTTTCTGGTGAAAAATTCAAGTTGATTTTTGATCCACAAACAGAGATGTTGGTAACTCATCCGCGTCCGCAGGCAGATGAGCTTCCTGCTTATTACGAAAGTCCGAAATACATTTCACATACAGATTCCAGGAAAACCTTGACTGATAAACTATATCAGAAAGTAAAAAAATACATGCTCGTTAAGAAATTGAGGTGGATTGAAAAGAAGGTTCCTAAGAAGGGGAGAATCTTGGATATTGGAGCAGGAACGGGTGATTTTCTTTTTGAAGCCAGGAGCAGAGGGTGGAGGATAAATGGAATTGAGCCGAGTGAGGCGGCGAGAAAAAAAGCCTCTGAAAAAAATGTGAAACTTTCTCTTGATGCCACAAATTTTAAGTCGGAAAAATTTGATGTTATTACACTTTGGCATGTTCTGGAACATGTCCCAGATCTGAGAAGTCAAATTATAGAAATTGAACATCTACTTAAAAAAAATGGTTTGCTCGTTATTGCCGTCCCAAATTTTCAAAGTTATGATGCGAGGTACTACAAAGAATATTGGGCCGCCTTTGATGTTCCCCGTCACCTTTGGCATTTTTCTCAAAATAGCTTTAGACATCTTTTAGCTGGAACAAGTTTGAAACAAACCGATTTAAAACCTCTTATTTTTGATTCGTTTTATGTAAGCCTGCTTTCTGAAAAATATAAAACTGGTAACACAAACTTTTTACGGGCCCTATACACTGGCTTGAAATCAAATTATCGAGCCCGGTTCTCTTCGGACTACTCCTCCATTGCATATTTCTTCAGGAAATTAGGTTAA
- a CDS encoding LysM peptidoglycan-binding domain-containing protein has translation MHGLDVSSYVDERMDPAKSTKAAADYLAALYRTFGDWDLVLASYNSGPGNVSKAMRRSGGSTNYWDLRPYLPRETAGYVLTFLATLYLFEYAEEHDFQPNLPEIAFFETDTIHVKQLLNFEQITKVTGVEKEMLQFLNPSYKLDIIPYIKDEAYALRLPRSSVGIFVNNEDEIYNFTKAELAEKEKELPKYIAAEEKVRYKVKNGDYLGKIAQKYGVGISSIKSWNNLRGNSLRVGQYLTIYPRTSVSLAETASESTTKGSSSNVYTVKRGDSLWSISKKFPGITVQNLKSWNSISDNNLKPGMVLKLSRG, from the coding sequence ATGCACGGGCTTGATGTAAGTTCTTATGTAGACGAGCGAATGGATCCTGCAAAATCCACCAAGGCTGCTGCAGATTATCTTGCAGCTTTGTATCGAACATTTGGTGACTGGGATCTTGTGCTGGCCAGCTACAATTCAGGCCCGGGAAATGTTTCGAAAGCTATGCGAAGAAGTGGTGGATCCACGAACTACTGGGATCTAAGACCGTATTTACCCCGGGAAACAGCAGGTTATGTGCTTACTTTTCTAGCCACTCTTTATTTATTTGAATATGCAGAAGAGCATGATTTCCAGCCCAACTTACCGGAAATTGCTTTTTTTGAGACAGATACGATCCACGTGAAACAACTGCTTAATTTTGAGCAGATCACCAAAGTAACCGGAGTCGAAAAAGAAATGCTTCAGTTTCTTAACCCCAGTTACAAACTTGATATAATTCCTTATATAAAAGATGAAGCTTACGCTTTGCGTTTACCCAGATCCAGTGTCGGCATATTTGTTAACAATGAAGATGAAATCTATAATTTCACAAAAGCAGAGTTAGCTGAAAAGGAAAAGGAACTTCCAAAATATATAGCAGCAGAAGAGAAGGTAAGGTACAAGGTAAAAAACGGGGATTATCTGGGTAAAATTGCTCAGAAATATGGCGTGGGAATAAGTAGTATTAAAAGCTGGAATAACCTGCGAGGAAATAGCCTGAGGGTAGGACAGTACTTAACAATTTACCCAAGAACTTCTGTCTCTCTGGCAGAAACCGCATCAGAAAGTACTACCAAAGGTTCTTCATCAAATGTATATACCGTCAAGAGAGGAGATTCCCTTTGGAGCATTTCAAAGAAGTTTCCGGGAATTACGGTACAAAATTTGAAGAGTTGGAATAGTATATCAGATAATAATCTCAAACCTGGGATGGTCCTGAAACTTTCAAGGGGCTAA